The Synchiropus splendidus isolate RoL2022-P1 chromosome 1, RoL_Sspl_1.0, whole genome shotgun sequence genome includes a window with the following:
- the LOC128752822 gene encoding uncharacterized protein LOC128752822, producing the protein MKAVTALCLAWLLVGSEGALTCKAHVKVKDKDQVQDKVCADKQQCATFTADDSPGETRKMCLNKTICAAMTDKWFSIQRVTTRSVIVKCCDKDKCNDNAVAPPAPSKTPNGISCQFCDVGANAPCYNATCVGDQDRCWTRKEGQKEIPSGCITSNACGLDSDARDFLKWHLADLKDIKCYNSAMSLKLSVALSVFWLGVGAAVVS; encoded by the exons ATGAAGGCCGTCACCGCTCTCTGTCTCGCCTGGCTGCTGGTCGGCTCAG AGGGAGCTTTGACTTGCAAGGCCCACGTCAAGGTCAAGGACAAGGACCAGGTCCAGGACAAGGTCTGCGCAGATAAGCAGCAGTGCGCAACGTTCACCGCTGACG ATTCTCCAGGCGAGACCAGGAAAATGTGCTTGAACAAGACCATCTGCGCCGCCATGACCGACAAATGGTTCAGCATCCAAAGAGTGACCACCAGGAGCGTCATTGTCAAGTGCTGTGACAAGGACAAGTGCAACGACAACGCTGTGGCTC CTCCAGCACCGTCGAAGACCCCGAATGGCATTTCCTGTCAATTTTGCGACGTAGGGGCTAACGCACCCTGCTACAACGCCACGTGTGTCGGCGACCAAGATCGCTGCTGGACTCGCAAAG AGGGTCAAAAGGAAATCCCCAGCGGCTGCATAACGTCCAACGCCTGCGGTCTGGACAGCGACGCCCGTGATTTCCTGAAATGGCATCTGGCAGACCTCAAGGATATCAAGTGCTACAATTCCGCCATGTCTCTCAAGCTGAGCGTCGCGCTGAGCGTCTTCTGGCTCGGCGTCGGCGCCGCCGTCGTGTCCTGA
- the LOC128752527 gene encoding uncharacterized protein LOC128752527, which translates to MVKPKTKPCATCQTPNSLYRRTCVQCMSSLPKKGMAEKKKKMKDANWAASVKANRNSSRNVRIAEFSVFKLDSLGYRPILFIAHRGRKGQIVGDMVHHIPTEDEEVKEIILKMRRLYEDLLRKLPVLQPPGAGAPEPGTEPVLPVESAQSTMDLPPPHMDEFICDFFPVSLPHPSPLTLSSTEPPSSSQRLPSSTGSVPQASSRKRKREPTQDVQIKEEQEEEECRISLGLEGQEPPLIKREEEDNVQVEKEEATQFSLTSADVKSEDDEATSSLTQHMTTETHGDNCAEAEAADALDSNVQTHHKRGGKAKTKLCATCQLPNTLYRRTCVQCMSSLPVTGMAEKTKQMKETNWAASVKANRNSSRTVKTAELSVFKLDSLGYRPILFIAHRGRKGQIVGDMVHHIPTEDEEVKEIVLKMRRLYEDLLRKLPVLQPLGACASEPGADPQATVDLPPTQEEGFIHNHVPLSFHHPSPPNVSSFSFSFL; encoded by the exons ATGGTAAAGCCGAAAACGAAGCCATGCGCCACGTGCCAGACGCCCAACTCCCTCTACCGGAGGACCTGCGTGCAGTGCATGTCCTCCTTGCCAAAGAAGGGGAtggcagaaaagaaaaaaaaaatgaaggatgCGAACTGGGCTGCTTCAGTCAAGGCGAACCGAAACAGCAGCCGGAACGTGAGGATCGCCGAGTTCTCA GTGTTCAAGCTGGACAGCCTGGGCTATCGGCCCATATTGTTTATCGCCCATCGGGGAAGGAAGGGGCAGATCGTGGGAGATATGGTGCACCACATCCCGACGGAGgacgaggaggtgaaggagatcATCCTGAAGATGAGGAGACTTTACGAAGACCTGCTGAGAA AGTTGCCGGTTCTGCAGCCTCCTGGGGCAGGTGCCCCTGAGCCAGGCACTGAGCCTGTGCTGCCAGTGGAGAGCGCTCAGTCCACCATGGACCTGCCCCCACCACACATGGACGAATTCATTTGCGATTTCTTCCCTGTGTCTTTACCTCATCCGTCTCCTCTAACACTGTCCTCCACTGAACCTCCGTCCTCCTCTCAGCGGCTTCCGTCTTCGACTGGCTCTGTGCCTCAAGCGTCATCCAGGAAAAGGAAAAGAGAACCTACACAAG ATGTTCAGATCAAAgaagaacaggaagaagaagagtgcAGAATTAGCCTCGGTCTAGAGGGGCAGGAACCACCTCTCATTAAGAGGGAGGAAGAAGACAACGTCCAggtggaaaaagaagaagccACCCAGTTCAGCCTCACCTCTGCAGatgtgaagagtgaagatgatgaggcCACCAGCAGCTTGACTCAGCACATGACAACAGAAACTCATGGAGACAACTgtgcagaagcagaagcagccgACGCCTTGGATTCAAATGTACAGACTCACCACAAGAG AGGGGGAAAggcaaaaacaaagctgtgcgCCACCTGCCAGTTGCCCAACACGCTCTACCGGAGGACGTGTGTGCAGTGCATGTCCTCGCTGCCAGTCACAGGGATGgcagaaaagacaaaacagatgaaggagaccaacTGGGCCGCTTCAGTCAAGGCGAACCGAAACAGCAGCCGCACTGTGAAGACGGCCGAGCTGTCG GTGTTCAAGCTGGACAGCCTGGGCTATCGGCCCATATTGTTTATCGCCCATCGGGGAAGGAAGGGGCAGATCGTGGGAGATATGGTGCACCACATCCCAACGGAGgacgaggaggtgaaggagatcGTCCTGAAGATGAGGAGACTTTACGAAGACCTGCTGAGAA AGTTGCCGGTTCTGCAGCCTCTTGGGGCATGTGCCTCTGAGCCAGGCGCCGACCCTCAGGCCACAGTGGACCTGCCCCCAACGCAAGAGGAAGGATTCATCCACAACCATGTCCCACTGTCTTTCCATCATCCTTCTCCTCCAAACGTGTCgtccttctccttcagcttccTCTGA